One Plasmodium vinckei vinckei genome assembly, chromosome: PVVCY_09 genomic region harbors:
- a CDS encoding beta-catenin-like protein 1, putative gives MDLSDEDEIDIDEILKQAENVECVNEDSIKKLASVLKKKKSNNERDRIEHPDKPEKWVASEVDLDEILVNIKNLSVCTNLYKSMIESDIFSDIINLLNHPNNDIVIEVIDIIKEITNPSNIYELDKSVNLMLIDYLTKNKLSHFIINTLDKINEGESEEYYNAISSILNIFENIFELENNLQNDLLTNSKLLFFLLKRINNEIKSDDQNSLYASEILVLLILRINQFAQNVYDDFYYTISIFNFILKYISKFKDKDPPNINKKEILLNCFQALGNLLLLNENKKVFESTDGLELMLKLLSERKFLCFPSLKIFAIVLTNKDICNKFVELSGLKYLFCLFMLRTLNKSKTNTLEFEENIITIISNLCIYCTGTSLGRVLNKFGEKKCEKIIRLLEIRQKYSDIIINEKKKETNKLLINKNLQKLNIQIDEDCKKNLEYIELCDKGYLTYQLTDVILITLFFMNNSYISNNIFIHLYTRNIDIQSIYENILDFQECIDDDELSEKLKKMLTFFLTSSKESNLFT, from the exons ATGGATCTTAGCGATGAAGATGAGATTGATATTGATGAAATTCTTAAACAAGCTGAAAAT gTCGAATGTGTAAACGAAGAcagtataaaaaaactagCTTcggttttaaaaaaaaaaaaaagtaataatgaACGAGACAGAATTGAACACCCAGATAAACCAGAAAAATGGGTAGCTAGTGAAGTTGATTTAGATGAAATATTagttaatataaaaaatttaagtgtatgtacaaatttatataaaagtatGATTGAAAGTGATATATTTAgtgatattattaatttattaaaccatcctaataatgatatagtTATTGAAGTTattgatataattaaagaaataacGAATCCTTCGAATATATACGAATTAGATAAAAGTGTAAATTTAATGTTAATAGATTATTTGACCAAAAACAAGCTAAgccattttattataaatactttagataaaattaatgaagGGGAAAGTGAAGAATACTACAATGCTATTTCATcgattttgaatatttttgaaaacatTTTTGAACTTGAAAAcaatttacaaaatgatCTATTAACTAAttctaaattattattttttttattaaaaagaattaataatgaaataaaaagtgaTGATCaaaattcattatatgCAAGTGAAATATTAGTTTTACTTATTTTAAGGATTAATCAATTTGCTCAAAATGTCTACGatgatttttattacactatttctatttttaattttattttaaaatacattTCAAAGTTTAAGGATAAAGATCCCcctaatattaataaaaaagaaatattactTAATTGTTTTCAAGCCTTAggaaatttattattattaaatgaaaataaaaaagtatttgAAAGCACTGATGGCTTAGAATTAATGTTGAAATTACTTAGTGAAAggaaatttttatgtttcccttctttaaaaatttttgcTATTGTACTTACCAACAAagatatatgtaataaatttgtaGAATTAAGTGgtctaaaatatttattctgtttatttatgttaagAACATTGAACAAAAGTAAAACTAATACACTAGAGtttgaagaaaatataattacaatAATTTCCAacttatgcatatattgtACTGGTACATCCCTTGGAAGAGTTCTAAATAAATttggagaaaaaaaatgtgaaaaaattattcgTCTATTAGAAATCAGGCAAAAATATTCTGATATAATTAtcaatgaaaaaaaaaaagaaacaaataaattgctaataaataaaaacctACAAAAATTGAATATACAAATTGATGAAGATTGCAAGAAAAATCttgaatatatagaatTGTGTGATAAAGGATATCTCACATATCAGTTAACGGatgtaatattaataacacttttttttatgaacaatTCATACAtttctaataatatatttattcatttatacACACGGAATATAGACATTCAATCTATTTacgaaaatatattag ATTTTCAAGAATGTATAGATGATGATGAATTAagtgaaaaattaaaaaaaatgctgACATTCTTCTTAACCTCATCAAAGGAGTCAAATTTGTTTACATAA